The following are encoded in a window of Aptenodytes patagonicus chromosome 29, bAptPat1.pri.cur, whole genome shotgun sequence genomic DNA:
- the LOC143171628 gene encoding scavenger receptor cysteine-rich domain-containing protein SCART1-like: MWDRELQCVGNESFLVFCPMGNPRDQPCTHTDAAGVTYTRFRLVNGSTACEGRVEVHVLGTWGSLCASRWDLSDAHVLCRHLDCGFAESIPRGGHFGRGTGPVWKDSFHCDGTEAHLGQCPVTALGASPCSHENSAAVICSAGSASLRLVLGGSRCDGRVEIFQHGTWGRVLDDHWDMREASVVCRQLRCGEAETAYNPPKPQRGTGPVGLRGVRCAGHEANLTLCNTSLPESMLAAGIAEDVGVVCRGSRQVRLVNGPGRCAGRVEIYYQGSWGTICDDSWDLPDATVVCHQLGCGGAVEAVGSAQFGEGSGQIWLDAVNCSGAEAALWDCPAGSWGQHDCGHKEDAGVVCSEFVDLRLENSDGCSGRLQVFYNGTWGSVCSNSMTPETVSLACKELGCGDGGFLETRLPYAAPRMAAPTPQTGNLSSLAALGLLEARL; the protein is encoded by the exons atgtgggacagagagctgcagtgtgtggGGAATGAATCCTTCCTCGTGTTCTGCCCCATGGGGAaccccagagaccagccctgcacccacacggACGCCGCTGGTGTCACCTACACAC ggttccggctggtgaacggcagcacggcatgtgaggggagggtggaggtccatgtgctggggacctggggctctctctgtgcctcccgctgggatctctcggatgcccacgttctctgtcgtcacctcgactgtgggtttgctgagtccattcccagaggagggcattttgggagaggaaccggccctgtctggaaagactcattccactgtgatgggacagaagctcacctgggacagtgcccagtgacCGCCCTGGGGGCCTCACCATGCTCCCATGAGAACAGcgctgctgtcatttgctcag ctggctccgcgtccttgcggctggtgcttggagggagtCGGTGCGACGGACGAGTAGAGATCTTCCAGcacgggacatggggcagggtcctggatgaccactgggacatgcgggaggccagcgtggtgtgccggcagctgcggtgcggagaggcagagacagcttacaaccccccgaagcctcagagagggacaggtcctgtggggctgcgaggggtcaggtgtgcagggcacgaggccaacctgaccctctgcaacacctccctgcccgagagcatgctggcagcagggattgcagaggaCGTGGGGGTCGTTTGCCGGG ggagccggcaggtccggctggtgaacgggcctgggcgctgcgctgggagagtggagatctactaccagggcagctgggggaccatctgcgatgacagctgggacctgcccgatgccactgttgtttgccaccagctgggctgcggaggggcggtgGAGGCGGTTGGCTCTGCTCAgttcggggaaggctctgggcagatctggctggatgccgtgaactgttctggggccgaagctgctctctgggactgcccagcagggtcctgggggcagcatgactgTGGGCACAAAGAGGACGCAGGAGTCgtctgctcag agttcgtggacctgaggctggagaacagcgatgGCTGCTCCGGGCGCCTGCAGGTTTTCTATAACGGGACGTGGGGGAGTGTTTGCTCCAACTCAATGACTCCCGAAACAGTGtcgctggcatgcaaggagctgggctgcggggatggagggtTCCTGGAAACACGCCTGCCCTATG ctgcacccaggaTGGCAGCACCAACCCCCCAAAcaggtaacctgtcctccctggctGCGCTGGGTCTTCTTGAGGCCAGGCTGTGA